A stretch of Astyanax mexicanus isolate ESR-SI-001 chromosome 21, AstMex3_surface, whole genome shotgun sequence DNA encodes these proteins:
- the LOC103026069 gene encoding oocyte zinc finger protein XlCOF6, with translation MEVGGVMEEGRVVLELHMLYDSESPCSRSVGTDLSMQEIGNLQSEVRKLREIITSLQEKLKERAEELYKEVEPSLCSACKVKLKNTEIQNLSGLNQNPLQDVEEDVSSVYSVCKTKIDSGLDHENLNSLEDVEEAESEDDDGGFSLQCYTDADPDSTNSNDPSKPIPTNPNLNPTNHTKPILTNPTDPDSTNPKPNPTKPTSTDWVEPGCNGGPQHTLTTPLKMCSVRLMDCVTAVSRLVDHHQVEQEPMGNNRDDVDHEDPSFIPSGDESSNEEGHDRKKRDHVQQQNQSSGPSDGLHVESVSHGGKTFSCSQCKKMFGNRKNLRAHEKRHNEQKDFLCEVCDLKFIKLSELKKHSLMHKEKGKFRCSGCKKSFLDSSLLRSHSCNLPLSGDKTCDNDRSPSSKGHKQKKCDLTEQQNQNFGESSGPSDDLQVENVSLDEKTKSFSCSVCKKLYASLKYLKLHEKRHNEVKDFLCEVCSRSFISLTELKKHMLMHTGEGKFKCLVCGRSFLNLSSFKLHSVSHSDERAFSCDECGRKYKVKGSLVEHQKSHTGLQLFPCSDCGKTFTHKRYLKKHMLRHSKEKQFQCSYCQNKFSQLNSLKTHMRIHSDDKPYKCSHCGKGFRHKVHMQCHERTHTGEKPYLCADCGKSFSDPSHFNEHKRLHTGERPYVCTTCGKSFSKKITLRQHEKIHTGEKPYKCTECEKTFARPCVFKNHLRIHTGEKPYQCPICKEKFTFLSSLNSHKKKHAADIPLVTT, from the exons ATGGAGGTGGGCGGAGTTATGGAGGAGGGCAGAGTCGTTTTGGAGCTCCACATGTTATACGACTCGGAATCGCCCTGCAGCAGGTCTGTAGGAACTGATCTCTCCATGCAGGAGATTGGAAACCTCCAATCAGAAGTGAGGAAGCTGAGAGAGATCATCACCTCCCTGCAGGAGAAGCTGAAGGAACGAGCAGAGGAACTCTATAAAGAG GTGGAACCCAGTTTGTGTTCTGCCTGCAAAGTTAAACTGAAGAACACAGAGATACAGAACCTCTCAGGACTTAATCAGAACCCACTGCAGGACGTGGAGGAGGATGTATCCAGTGTGTATTCTGTGTGTAAGACTAAAATAGACTCTGGACTGGACCATGAGAACCTAAACTCACTGGAGGATGTGGAAGAGGCAGAGTCGGAGGATGATGATGGCGGATTCTCTTTGCAGTGCTACACCGACGCTGACCCTGACTCAACCAATTCCAATGACCCAAGCAAGCCCATTCCAACCAATCCCAACCTCAACCCAACCAACCACACCAAGCCCATCCTAACCAATCCCACCGACCCCGACTCCACCAATCCCAAgcccaacccaaccaaacccacTTCCACAGACTGGGTGGAGCCAGGCTGTAATGGTGGACCACAGCATACACTCACCACTCCATTAAAGATGTGCTCGGTGAGACTGATGGACTGTGTAACGGCGGTCTCGAGACTCGTGGACCACCACCAAGTAGAGCAGGAACCGATGGGAAACAACAGAGATGATGTCGATCATGAAGATCCCAGTTTTATTCCCTCTG GTGACGAGTCCAGTAATGAAGAAGGCCACGACCGAAAGAAACGCGATCACGTTCAACAGCAAAACCAGAGTTCAGGTCCATCGGATGGCCTGCATGTTGAGAGTGTGTCCCACGGTGGGAAAACTTTCTCCTGTTCTCAGTGTAAGAAAATGTTCGGTAACCGGAAGAACCTTAGGGCGCACGAGAAGAGGCACAATGAGCAGAAGGACTTTCTCTGCGAGGTCTGCGACCTGAAGTTCATCAAGTTGTCAGAGCTGAAAAAGCATAGTTTGATGCACAAGGAAAAGGGCAAGTTCAGGTGTTCAGGCTGCAAGAAGAGCTTCCTCGATTCCTCCTTGTTAAGGAGTCACTCTTGCAATCTTCCTCTTTCAGGTGACAAGACTTGTGACAATGACAGGTCGCCTTCGAGTAAAGGTCACAAACAAAAGAAGTGTGATCTCACTGAACAGCAAAACCAGAACTTTGGGGAAAGTTCAGGTCCGTCGGACGACCTGCAGGTTGAGAATGTGTCTCTGGATGAGAAGACGAAGTCGTTCTCCTGTTCTGTGTGTAAGAAATTGTATGCTAGTCTCAAGTACCTTAAGCTGCACGAGAAGAGGCACAACGAGGTGAAAGACTTCCTCTGCGAAGTCTGCAGCAGGTCGTTCATCAGTTTAACCGAGCTAAAAAAGCACATGTTAATGCACACGGGAGAGGGCAAGTTCAAGTGTCTGGTCTGCGGAAGGAGCTTCCTCAATTTGTCCAGCTTCAAACTTCACTCAGTAAGTCACAGCGATGAACGTGCTTTCAGCTGCGACGAGTGTGGAAGGAAATATAAGGTGAAAGGGTCACTCGTGGAGCACCAGAAGTCCCACACCGGGCTTCAACTGTTTCCGTGCTCCGACTGTGGCAAGACTTTCACCCACAAAAGGTACCTGAAGAAACACATGCTCCGCCACTCCAAGGAGAAGCAGTTCCAGTGCTCCTATTGCCAGAATAAGTTCTCGCAGCTGAACAGTCTGAAGACACATATGCGAATCCACAGCGACGACAAGCCGTACAAGTGCTCTCACTGCGGCAAAGGTTTCAGACATAAGGTGCATATGCAGTGTCATGAGAGAACACATACTGGAGAGAAGCCGTACCTCTGCGCcgactgcgggaagagtttctCCGATCCATCGCATTTCAACGAGCACAAGCGATTGCACACCGGCGAACGGCCTTACGTCTGCACCACCTGCGGCAAGAGTTTCAGCAAGAAGATCACTCTTCGCCAGCATGAGAAAATACACACTGGAGAAAAGCCATATAAGTGCACGGAGTGCGAGAAGACCTTCGCAAGGCCCTGCGTATTCAAAAACCACCTGAGGATTCATACCGGTGAAAAGCCCTACCAGTGCCCCATCTGCAAGGAAAAGTTTACCTTTTTAAGTTCTCTGAACAGCCACAAGAAAAAACATGCTGCAGATATTCCACTCGTGACCACCTGA
- the LOC103027462 gene encoding zinc finger protein 501 isoform X2: MTEPLLVSEKSEEAESAPVKSCDSETSSVPSPTRCDPNTPDSKSVGTDLSMDDIETIQEENHFLRKRVGSLIKKIKQRQFRNHRRTVDDSGPSSLDSDCNGGERRTLRSRLKLCSVRLVDCRGAVEDEEAHDDLLLDEEAEEEDDVFKIVLPRSKSRKREKDSPSRPVGKKEKRYHCLYCEKSFYNSGNLNAHHRIHTGEKPYQCSYCDKSFTQSGQLKYHVRKHTGEKAPEPQKKKESKKEMCPCPYCGKCFPSQSHVIMHQRIHTGERPYTCSHCGKSFRQMGRLRAHERLHTGERPFSCSECGKSFNEKKDFKIHQTVHTKEKPYLCSVCGKSFSRPDGLYFHQKIHSDVRSHLCSLCGKSFIRLGALKNHQRTHSDEKPYLCPLCGKSFKTPPYLQKHIRTHSGERPYSCSLCGESFSRSDNLVSHEKRHSGERLHECPRCDKTFILPELLVAHQEVHTGERPYRCSVCGETFSYSGSLVTHQKKHTTEELSESPPPDP, encoded by the exons ATGACAGAACCTTTGCTGGTTTCGGAGAAGTCTGAGGAGGCGGAGTCAGCTCCGGTAAAGTCCTGCGACTCCGAGACGTCCTCGGTACCGTCCCCGACCCGCTGCGACCCAAACACCCCGGACAGCAAGTCGGTGGGGACAGATCTGTCCATGGACGACATTGAGACCATTCAGGAGGAAAACCACTTCCTGAGGAAGAGGGTGGGGTCTCTGATAAAGAAGATTAAACAGCGGCAGTTTCGCAACCACAGGAGAACG GTGGACGATTCCGGTCCATCCAGTCTGGACTCGGACTGTAACGGCGGGGAAAGGCGGACTTTGCGGTCCCGATTAAAGCTGTGCTCAGTGCGGCTGGTGGACTGCAGGGGCGCTGTGGAGGACGAAGAAGCTCACGACGACCTTTTATTGGATGAAGAGGCGGAGGAAGAAGATGACGTTTTCAAAATTGTTCTTCCAC GGTCTAAAAGCAGGAAGCGGGAAAAGGACTCTCCGTCGCGCCCGGTCGGCAAGAAGGAGAAACGCTACCACTGCTTATACTGCGAGAAAAGTTTTTACAACTCCGGAAACCTCAACGCTCACCACCGCATCCACACCGGAGAGAAGCCGTACCAGTGCTCCTACTGCGACAAGAGCTTCACCCAGTCTGGCCAGCTTAAGTACCATGTGAGGAAGCACACCGGCGAGAAGGCACCGGAGCCACAGAAAAAGAAGGAGAGCAAGAAGGAGATGTGTCCATGTCCGTACTGCGGGAAGTGCTTCCCCAGCCAGTCCCACGTCATCATGCACCAGagaattcacaccggagagaggCCGTACACCTGTTCCCACTGCGGCAAGAGCTTCCGGCAGATGGGTCGTTTGAGGGCACACGAGAGGCTTCACACCGGAGAGCGCCCATTCTCCTGCTCTGAGTGCGGAAAGAGCTTCAACGAGAAGAAGGACTTTAAGATTCACCAGACGGTTCACACCAAAGAGAAGCCCTACCTGTGCTCTGTGTGCGGAAAGAGCTTCTCCAGACCAGACGGACTTTACTTCCACCAGAAAATTCACAGCGATGTCCGGTCCCACCTGTGCTCCCTCTGCGGCAAGAGCTTCATTCGCCTGGGCGCACTAAAGAACCACCAGCGGACGCACAGCGACGAGAAGCCCTACCTGTGTCCCCTCTGCGGGAAGTCCTTCAAGACACCACCATACCTCCAGAAGCACATCCGGACACACTCCGGTGAACGCCCCTACAGCTGCTCACTGTGCGGCGAAAGCTTCTCGCGCTCCGACAACCTCGTCAGCCACGAGAAACGGCACAGCGGCGAGCGGCTGCATGAGTGCCCACGCTGCGACAAGACCTTCATCCTGCCAGAGCTGCTGGTCGCCCACCAGGAGGTGCACACCGGGGAACGTCCGTACCGCTGCTCAGTGTGCGGGGAGACCTTCAGCTACTCCGGATCTTTGGTGACGCACCAGAAGAAACACACCACAGAGGAGCTCAGCGAAAGCCCTCCGCCAGATCCTTGA
- the LOC103027462 gene encoding zinc finger protein 501 isoform X1: protein MTEPLLVSEKSEEAESAPVKSCDSETSSVPSPTRCDPNTPDSKSVGTDLSMDDIETIQEENHFLRKRVGSLIKKIKQRQFRNHRRTQVDDSGPSSLDSDCNGGERRTLRSRLKLCSVRLVDCRGAVEDEEAHDDLLLDEEAEEEDDVFKIVLPRSKSRKREKDSPSRPVGKKEKRYHCLYCEKSFYNSGNLNAHHRIHTGEKPYQCSYCDKSFTQSGQLKYHVRKHTGEKAPEPQKKKESKKEMCPCPYCGKCFPSQSHVIMHQRIHTGERPYTCSHCGKSFRQMGRLRAHERLHTGERPFSCSECGKSFNEKKDFKIHQTVHTKEKPYLCSVCGKSFSRPDGLYFHQKIHSDVRSHLCSLCGKSFIRLGALKNHQRTHSDEKPYLCPLCGKSFKTPPYLQKHIRTHSGERPYSCSLCGESFSRSDNLVSHEKRHSGERLHECPRCDKTFILPELLVAHQEVHTGERPYRCSVCGETFSYSGSLVTHQKKHTTEELSESPPPDP, encoded by the exons ATGACAGAACCTTTGCTGGTTTCGGAGAAGTCTGAGGAGGCGGAGTCAGCTCCGGTAAAGTCCTGCGACTCCGAGACGTCCTCGGTACCGTCCCCGACCCGCTGCGACCCAAACACCCCGGACAGCAAGTCGGTGGGGACAGATCTGTCCATGGACGACATTGAGACCATTCAGGAGGAAAACCACTTCCTGAGGAAGAGGGTGGGGTCTCTGATAAAGAAGATTAAACAGCGGCAGTTTCGCAACCACAGGAGAACG CAGGTGGACGATTCCGGTCCATCCAGTCTGGACTCGGACTGTAACGGCGGGGAAAGGCGGACTTTGCGGTCCCGATTAAAGCTGTGCTCAGTGCGGCTGGTGGACTGCAGGGGCGCTGTGGAGGACGAAGAAGCTCACGACGACCTTTTATTGGATGAAGAGGCGGAGGAAGAAGATGACGTTTTCAAAATTGTTCTTCCAC GGTCTAAAAGCAGGAAGCGGGAAAAGGACTCTCCGTCGCGCCCGGTCGGCAAGAAGGAGAAACGCTACCACTGCTTATACTGCGAGAAAAGTTTTTACAACTCCGGAAACCTCAACGCTCACCACCGCATCCACACCGGAGAGAAGCCGTACCAGTGCTCCTACTGCGACAAGAGCTTCACCCAGTCTGGCCAGCTTAAGTACCATGTGAGGAAGCACACCGGCGAGAAGGCACCGGAGCCACAGAAAAAGAAGGAGAGCAAGAAGGAGATGTGTCCATGTCCGTACTGCGGGAAGTGCTTCCCCAGCCAGTCCCACGTCATCATGCACCAGagaattcacaccggagagaggCCGTACACCTGTTCCCACTGCGGCAAGAGCTTCCGGCAGATGGGTCGTTTGAGGGCACACGAGAGGCTTCACACCGGAGAGCGCCCATTCTCCTGCTCTGAGTGCGGAAAGAGCTTCAACGAGAAGAAGGACTTTAAGATTCACCAGACGGTTCACACCAAAGAGAAGCCCTACCTGTGCTCTGTGTGCGGAAAGAGCTTCTCCAGACCAGACGGACTTTACTTCCACCAGAAAATTCACAGCGATGTCCGGTCCCACCTGTGCTCCCTCTGCGGCAAGAGCTTCATTCGCCTGGGCGCACTAAAGAACCACCAGCGGACGCACAGCGACGAGAAGCCCTACCTGTGTCCCCTCTGCGGGAAGTCCTTCAAGACACCACCATACCTCCAGAAGCACATCCGGACACACTCCGGTGAACGCCCCTACAGCTGCTCACTGTGCGGCGAAAGCTTCTCGCGCTCCGACAACCTCGTCAGCCACGAGAAACGGCACAGCGGCGAGCGGCTGCATGAGTGCCCACGCTGCGACAAGACCTTCATCCTGCCAGAGCTGCTGGTCGCCCACCAGGAGGTGCACACCGGGGAACGTCCGTACCGCTGCTCAGTGTGCGGGGAGACCTTCAGCTACTCCGGATCTTTGGTGACGCACCAGAAGAAACACACCACAGAGGAGCTCAGCGAAAGCCCTCCGCCAGATCCTTGA
- the LOC125785573 gene encoding zinc finger protein 2-like, whose translation MSGYSEASGAGRGGGGGVDPCRRSRSVGLGTDLSMLEVERLQVEVAELRKEVARLRSEQRQGGMVEIKAEEVEHAITPSFGCTSEDLVVVQVDENTNSCEKNINNENNEIVESSEAFESNEIIETSENSEGGESISGDQDLPLPKMEVEPSLSKLCELETNTVQTQYEPRLPMGLMGFPIICKEEPVEEILPVHDIGLQEVVQNLFKTCSAGLIDFKAIPDLNGDVKEEIPMIDNGSDETEEDNEDGEDDEEDEDFVPTGDFRHPYSEMGGMPFPPIDGPDHRPRRNSASPRYQQQQQQGVGDGDVPYCCSMCDQSFTLHSDFLKHLEVHKEEKPHHCDQCGEGFTTLFRLQSHMKAHAGENDFTCSVCGKQFLQALNLRIHMRIHSGEKPYACHVCGKSFCQPSAYRRHQRVHTGEKPYQCGDCGKQFARASMLKIHQTIHTGEKPFGCPVCGKEFSQALYLKSHWRVHTGERPYNCPICGRDFSHLSSLRRHQIVHTGKKPYQCGECGKQFTRASKLKMHQRLHSVEKAFTLCPDLSVQHANQGESAVPYSGDVAVKEHCILTDYI comes from the exons ATGTCCGGTTATTCGGAGGCGTCCGGCGCCGGACGGGGTGGAGGGGGCGGAGTGGACCCCTGCCGGAGGAGCAGGTCGGTAGGTCTGGGTACCGACCTGTCCATGCTGGAGGTGGAGCGTCTGCAGGTGGAGGTGGCTGAGCTGAGGAAGGAGGTGGCCAGGCTGCGGTCGGAGCAACGGCAGGGAGGGATGGTGGAGATCAAAGCTGAG GAAGTGGAGCATGCCATCACTCCATCGTTCGGCTGTACGAGTGAAGATCTGGTAGTTGTACAGGTCGACGAAAACACcaacagctgtgaaaaaaatataaataatgaaaacaaCGAAATCGTTGAAAGTAGTGAAGCGTTTGAGAGTAATGAAATAATTGAAACCAGTGAAAACAGTGAAGGAGGTGAAAGCATCAGTGGAGACCAAGACCTGCCACTCCCTAAGATGGAGGTAGAGCCCTCTCTGAGTAAGCTGTGCGAACTCGAAACCAACACCGTCCAAACCCAGTACGAACCTCGTCTCCCGATGGGCCTGATGGGATTTCCCATAATCTGTAAAGAAGAACCAGTAGAAGAAATCCTCCCAGTACACGATATCGGACTCCAGGAGGTCGTCCAGAACCTGTTCAAGACCTGCTCAGCCGGACTCATCGACTTCAAAGCCATACCGGACCTGAACGGAGACGTGAAAGAGGAAATACCAATGATAGATAACGGAAGTGATGAGACCGAAGAGGACAACGAAGACGGCGAGGACGATGAAGAGGATGAGGATTTCGTTCCTACAG GTGACTTCCGACACCCGTACTCTGAAATGGGGGGCATGCCTTTCCCGCCGATAGACGGGCCGGACCACCGGCCGAGGCGGAACTCGGCGAGTCCCCggtatcagcagcagcagcagcagggcgtCGGCGACGGGGACGTGCCGTACTGCTGCTCCATGTGCGACCAGAGCTTCACCCTGCACTCGGACTTCCTCAAACACCTGGAGGTTCACAAGGAGGAGAAGCCTCACCACTGCGACCAGTGCGGAGAGGGTTTCACCACGCTGTTCAGACTGCAGTCCCACATGAAGGCTCACGCCGGCGAGAACGACTTCACCTGCTCCGTGTGCGGCAAGCAGTTCCTGCAGGCGCTGAACCTCCGGATTCACATGAGGATCCACTCCGGCGAGAAGCCGTACGCCTGCCACGTCTGCGGCAAGAGCTTCTGCCAGCCGTCCGCCTACCGGCGCCACCAGCGGGTGCACACCGGGGAGAAACCGTACCAGTGCGGCGACTGCGGCAAGCAGTTCGCCAGAGCGTCCATGCTGAAGATCCACCAGAcaattcataccggagagaagcCGTTCGGCTGCCCGGTCTGCGGCAAGGAGTTCTCCCAGGCGCTGTACCTGAAGAGCCACTGGCGGGTCCACACCGGCGAGAGACCCTACAACTGCCCCATCTGCGGGCGAGACTTCTCCCACCTGTCCTCCCTCCGCCGGCACCAGATAGTTCATACCGGCAAGAAGCCCTACCAGTGCGGCGAGTGTGGCAAGCAGTTCACCAGAGCCTCCAAGCTGAAGATGCACCAGAGGTTACATTCTGTAGAGAAGGCTTTCACACTCTGCCCGGACTTATCTGTGCAACATGCAAACCAAGGAGAGTCTGCGGTACCGTATTCAGGCGATGTGGCGGTAAAAGAACATTGTATCCTGACTGATTATATATAG